The following are encoded in a window of Microcoleus sp. bin38.metabat.b11b12b14.051 genomic DNA:
- a CDS encoding Uma2 family endonuclease, producing the protein MVIAETNPPNLSPDATKTRSTPDEYRAMQETAEERHEYCNGEIIAMPGGSPAHSRIAVDTTTFLNVALRDTNFQTYNGDLRIWIPSFNHGTYPDVLVINGEPEFNGSRTDEILNPLLIVEILSPSTEAYDRGEKFRKYRSLANFCEYLLVSQTEPYIEHYYNCDRPSSDRWQWQVYDRVESAIVLHSLNIELPMAEVYRRISL; encoded by the coding sequence AAACCTTTCTCCAGATGCGACAAAGACTCGCTCCACTCCAGACGAATACCGGGCGATGCAGGAAACTGCCGAAGAACGTCACGAATACTGTAACGGAGAGATTATCGCTATGCCAGGAGGTTCCCCCGCTCACAGCCGTATTGCCGTAGACACTACGACTTTTCTGAATGTGGCTCTGCGAGACACCAATTTTCAAACCTATAACGGCGATTTACGAATTTGGATTCCTAGTTTCAATCACGGAACTTATCCCGATGTTCTGGTAATTAACGGCGAACCGGAATTCAATGGATCTCGCACGGATGAAATTCTCAATCCTTTGCTGATTGTGGAGATTCTTTCGCCGTCTACAGAAGCCTACGATCGTGGTGAAAAATTCCGAAAATATCGCTCTCTGGCTAATTTTTGTGAATATCTGCTGGTGAGTCAAACTGAGCCATATATTGAGCATTATTATAATTGCGATCGCCCAAGTAGCGATCGCTGGCAATGGCAAGTGTACGATCGGGTAGAAAGCGCGATCGTCCTGCACAGCTTGAATATAGAGCTACCGATGGCTGAAGTCTACCGCCGAATTAGTCTTTAA
- a CDS encoding DUF433 domain-containing protein: MTTVSNEQTAIIRTERGLSIAGTRITIYDIMDYVTAQYPPKFIRGLFDLTEEQINGALAYIEANRATVEAEYQMVLKEAEELRLYYYEEKNRDLIARIAAMPPRPGTEAIWEKLRAAKAKREDKA, from the coding sequence ATGACAACCGTATCCAACGAACAAACAGCGATTATCCGTACAGAAAGAGGACTGTCGATCGCAGGTACGCGCATCACTATCTACGACATCATGGACTATGTGACGGCTCAATATCCGCCTAAGTTTATCAGGGGATTGTTCGATTTGACAGAGGAACAAATTAATGGAGCTTTAGCTTACATTGAGGCAAATCGCGCTACTGTTGAAGCTGAGTATCAAATGGTTCTTAAAGAAGCTGAAGAACTGCGGCTGTACTACTACGAAGAAAAAAATCGCGATCTTATTGCCAGAATTGCCGCCATGCCACCAAGACCCGGAACTGAAGCTATATGGGAAAAGCTTCGAGCTGCTAAGGCAAAACGTGAGGATAAAGCATGA
- a CDS encoding type II toxin-antitoxin system HicB family antitoxin — MLTKYIQAAMKQAKYEIFPDDGTFYGEIPICEGVYANALTLEVAREELQEVLEDWILLSLTLNLPLPVIDNIDLTVTKEVA; from the coding sequence ATGTTAACTAAATACATTCAAGCTGCCATGAAGCAAGCTAAGTATGAAATTTTCCCTGATGATGGGACTTTCTACGGAGAAATTCCTATCTGTGAGGGAGTCTATGCAAATGCTCTAACTCTCGAAGTTGCCCGTGAAGAATTGCAAGAGGTATTGGAAGACTGGATCTTACTTAGTCTAACCCTGAATCTTCCTTTACCTGTCATTGATAATATCGACCTTACAGTTACGAAGGAAGTTGCCTGA